ACTATTTGATCCTACTTACCCGAATTTCatctcttcttttatttttccttttcagATCAACAAATGTTACTAATTAGTATGATAGTGTTAGTACATAGTAGTAGGCATTTAAATCTGTATCACCTTTTTAAACTCTTGTTAGATATCTCTATCACTTGAGCTACATCTTGAGAATATTTCATTTCATACTTTAGTTGAATATCAATGTACTAGTAACAATTTTAagaagaatgcaccaagattgttaattatttttacatgttTTCTAATCCAAATTTATTACCTCTTTTTAAATGTTCTCTTTTTATATGTAAATGGTATAAGATGTATTTGAGTTCTTTGagcaaaaaaaattggaaaattcTTAGACATGTTGTGGCTAgttatgacaaaaaaaaatgtaagaatCCAATTTGAGTTTCATGACATAAAAGATGCTCTTAGCTCATCCATCAGCTTTAGATTGTTAGTAGATATAGATAGATACTCAAAAGCATACAGTTAGTCCACATTACCGCCTGACTTCATCCAAATTAAAGCAAAcccattttctttttctgaccCCTTATCCTCTCTTTTACTTGTTACACTCAAAATCTTCAACCATAAAAGTTGTCCAAAATAGTAATTTCtcaattaacaaaaatgttagTTTGTTCCATTGCAAAAGTTAAAGACTTCAAAGTAGCACTTCTCATGCCTAATTTTCCTACTCTGAATTTGATAAATACCCTCCAACACATGGTTTGTGCAGTGGCCAGTATGGAATATCCAAAAGCAAAAGCCCTTGGCCGAGGAACACCAACACAGAATCACATGTGCACAATTTCAATTGAAGGGCATGTGTGTCCCAGTATTTGTCATGCACATTCATTTTATGTAgacttatatatttatttcaattatatcagctatttatcaaatataagttttaattaattagtgattaaattaagtaataaaactaattatatttttgattaGGTAATTAATATAGGCTCAAATACGAGTCTTTGTCATTAATGATATTTGTCTGAAAGGATGAGAAATCTAATTATTTATCACcctatatataaattatggCTCCAATATATCAAAAATAACTCTATTTCTTCTAAAATGTTTTAAAGTCATAAGGAGTGATATCATGTATGATAATAAAGAACGATTATAATATGTGTCTTGAGCATGTCATATATGGGATTAATTCCAACTATATCTACTGAGATCCAATAAAAAGGATATTGATTCTCCAATATTATTATCCGACAAGATATTTTCATTTTCCAAACCAATCCTTAACAACAAAGTAACATATTACACCGGTGCTTGTttcatctatattttttttttttgttacactcaaataaattacattaattaaattcaaataatttacgTGAATTTAATTCTTAATGTAATACTTGAATTTAGTTAATATAACTTATTTGGtgtaactgaaaaaaaaaaaaactaaactaaaGTGAAATATAATCCAACatgcttttttttctttatcatatCATTACATTTACAGCTTGGTCCTCTTTCTTTTTTAACACCTTTTTTCTCTTGTTCCCACTCATCACCTTTATCTAAAGTTCTATGCTATGCCATGTCTTTAAAACACTACTCCTGTATCAATCCCCTGAAATTTCTACCTTCCAATTACACACACTCAAAATGGCCAAGGAAAATTCTATATGCCTCTTgtttctctcttctctcttaATTTCATGTTCTGGTGAGTATCTACTAACTCTGATAAATGATAATACCAAGTTACTAACACATAGTAATCACACTTGTTCTGATGTAAAAGTCCAATTTTATCAGTTTGACAGTTTCTTCTTTGCAGGAGGATCTCTGGTGGGTTTTTCCTATCATGAAAGAGGAGACACTTGGAAAGTTTCTTCATCTCAGAGTCGAGTTTTCGTCACAGATCATAGGATTTTGAGCACTCTCATCACCAACTCAAACATGTTAGTTGATCTCTACTTAAACAGAAGCCAAGTTGAAAATTTCATTACTTCAAAACCTTCAGCGATTTCGGAGCTTAAAGCTCAACTAGTGAACTTTCTTCCACATGTAAACATCAAAAGCATCACTGCTAGCTGTGGAAGTGAGTGCTTAGTTCAAAATGAGGTACCTTTAATCATGCATGCTCTTAAATCAATTCATAAAATTCTCAGCGATCTTCGCATCGATAGGGAAGTAAAAGTCTCAGTAGCATTTCCACTTCAATTCTTAAGGAAGTTGAGTACATCACAGAAACACGAAATTCGTAAGCTACTTTCATTTATTAAGAAAACGAAATCGTTTGTGCTGATAGAAGACAACATTGAAGGAGAATTAAGCATGGGAGATCATTTTGTTCAAACTATTATCAAAAGCGCCGCTCTTGCTGCTTCTGTTCTTCCTTGCAAAGATGTTCCTGTGATTCTAACAATCAAAAGCTCAATTATCACAAGTTCAATAGAAGCAGCTCAATTTAGTAAAAGGGTATccaagtatttagaatcaagaAGTTCTGTTGCAAAAAGAATAGCTGCATTATATGTAGAACTGCATACAACAGAAGATTTTTCATGGAAAGAGCTCAAAAGGGAAAAAGAAGAAGTTTTTGCATCCTCTCGACGAGAGATCTTAAGCGAATTCATCAGAAGAAAAACTCTAGATAACACAAACAGTCCAACAAACACAGTTTATCCTCCTACTAATCCAACACCAGTTATCACACCCTCAGATACACCAACCATTATAGCAGTTCCTTCAGCAAATCCTGTCACAATTTCTCCTACCAATCCAGCTGCAATGCCAGTAACAGTTCCTTCAACCACACCTGTTCCATTACCACCAATAAATCCACCTAATTCACCAGTACCAGTGTTCAATCCAGCTACAACAGT
The genomic region above belongs to Cicer arietinum cultivar CDC Frontier isolate Library 1 chromosome 4, Cicar.CDCFrontier_v2.0, whole genome shotgun sequence and contains:
- the LOC101499863 gene encoding uncharacterized protein isoform X1: MLCHVFKTLLLYQSPEISTFQLHTLKMAKENSICLLFLSSLLISCSGGSLVGFSYHERGDTWKVSSSQSRVFVTDHRILSTLITNSNMLVDLYLNRSQVENFITSKPSAISELKAQLVNFLPHVNIKSITASCGSECLVQNEVPLIMHALKSIHKILSDLRIDREVKVSVAFPLQFLRKLSTSQKHEIRKLLSFIKKTKSFVLIEDNIEGELSMGDHFVQTIIKSAALAASVLPCKDVPVILTIKSSIITSSIEAAQFSKRVSKYLESRSSVAKRIAALYVELHTTEDFSWKELKREKEEVFASSRREILSEFIRRKTLDNTNSPTNTVYPPTNPTPVITPSDTPTIIAVPSANPVTISPTNPAAMPVTVPSTTPVPLPPINPPNSPVPVFNPATTVPGTQPVTNPVTSYYPPPSGNVPVINPQQPPASNTNAPSIQGQSWCVAKSGAPQASIQSALDYACGMGGADCSQIQQGGSCYSPVTLQNHASFAFNSYYQKNPAPTSCDFGGAATLVNTNPSVGSCIFPSSSSSSTPMISSPTPPTQSSPTSIPPPSPTTLSPSIPTTAPPSIPTAPPTSSSGSGTGTFGYGAPPSVLNSSSPGSGTMPDFGSDSPPVVNTTSASHTLKPFTGCIVLMIPFVTARLSMRR
- the LOC101499863 gene encoding uncharacterized protein isoform X2, with the translated sequence MPLVSLFSLNFMFCFFFAGGSLVGFSYHERGDTWKVSSSQSRVFVTDHRILSTLITNSNMLVDLYLNRSQVENFITSKPSAISELKAQLVNFLPHVNIKSITASCGSECLVQNEVPLIMHALKSIHKILSDLRIDREVKVSVAFPLQFLRKLSTSQKHEIRKLLSFIKKTKSFVLIEDNIEGELSMGDHFVQTIIKSAALAASVLPCKDVPVILTIKSSIITSSIEAAQFSKRVSKYLESRSSVAKRIAALYVELHTTEDFSWKELKREKEEVFASSRREILSEFIRRKTLDNTNSPTNTVYPPTNPTPVITPSDTPTIIAVPSANPVTISPTNPAAMPVTVPSTTPVPLPPINPPNSPVPVFNPATTVPGTQPVTNPVTSYYPPPSGNVPVINPQQPPASNTNAPSIQGQSWCVAKSGAPQASIQSALDYACGMGGADCSQIQQGGSCYSPVTLQNHASFAFNSYYQKNPAPTSCDFGGAATLVNTNPSVGSCIFPSSSSSSTPMISSPTPPTQSSPTSIPPPSPTTLSPSIPTTAPPSIPTAPPTSSSGSGTGTFGYGAPPSVLNSSSPGSGTMPDFGSDSPPVVNTTSASHTLKPFTGCIVLMIPFVTARLSMRR